Proteins encoded within one genomic window of Triticum aestivum cultivar Chinese Spring chromosome 2D, IWGSC CS RefSeq v2.1, whole genome shotgun sequence:
- the LOC123049616 gene encoding uncharacterized protein: MVRDTGGALHLLAVLLLLLASELATFSCGHRIPRADVAAWKRGATPTGRTASTTTTTATRAGGAAADAAAALGDSKRLVPQGPNPLHN; the protein is encoded by the coding sequence ATGGTGAGGGACACCGGCGGTGCCCTGCACCTACTGGCAGTGCTTCTCCTCCTCCTGGCGTCCGAGCTCGCCACCTTCAGCTGCGGCCACAGGATCCCCAGGGCGGACGTCGCCGCTTGGAAGCGCGGAGCGACGCCGACGGGACGCACGGCGTCCACCACGACGACGACGGCTACTCgtgccggcggcgcggcggcggatgcggcggcggcgctcggcgacTCCAAGAGGCTGGTTCCGCAGGGGCCGAACCCGCTGCACAACTAG